The Planktothrix agardhii NIES-204 genomic interval ATGATTGAAACCTTAGAAATTCTAATCGCAGATGCGCGGGGAACTCGCTCCTATGAAACCTATTCTGGAGGGGAAGCCTTTAGAATTAATTTTGCCATTCGGTTAGCCTTAGCAAAACTATTAGCACAACGGGCGGGAACTTCTCTACAAATGTTAATTATTGATGAGGGATTTGGAACTCAAGACGCTGAAGGTTGCGATCGTTTAATTGCGGCTATTAATGCGATCGCTTCTGATTTTGCTTGTATTTTGACTGTCACCCATATTCCTAGTTTAAAAGAAGCTTTTCAAGCTAGAATTGAAGTTAATAAAACTAGCCAAGGTTCTCAAATTTATCTCTCAATTTAATTACATAACTAGCAAATCCTGAAAAAAGTGCTTGGAAATTTAGGTCAAGAATATGCAATTAATTTTGTTTAGGTACTTAACAAAACGAGGTTTTTATGACTTTGGATGACGAACTTAATACAACCCTACTCAGTTTCACTGACCTACAAGCGGAATTAAATTTACGTCATGCTCAAGACGCCCTCCGCGATATTGTAGACCATCTTGACTTAACTCCCACGGAAAGAGAAGGTTTAGAACCTGATATTGGGGGTTTGCAAAGAATGATGGATAAATTAGACCGTACTTGTGTACAAATTGCGGTATTTGGAATGGTTGGAAGGGGAAAATCTTCGGTATTAAATGCTTTATTAGGTCAAGAAGTATTTATTTCTGGCCCAATTCATGGTGTTACCCAAACCACTCAAATTCAGCCCTGGGAAATGACCGATAACCAAATATCTAATATTCCTACGGTTTCCTATAGAATTTGTCAAATTGAACTGATTGATACCCCAGGAATTGACGAGGTAGATGGGGAAACCCGCGAAAAAATTGCTCGTCAGGTAGCGCAACAAGTTGATTTATTATTATTTGTTATTGCTGGAGATATTACCCAAGTTGAATATGATGCGCTTTCGCAATTACGAGAAGCGGGAAAACCGATGTTATTAGTATTTAATAAAATTGATCAATATCCCGAAGCTGATCGACAGGCAATTTATGAAAAAATTAGAGATGAAAGAGTCAAAGAATTGTTGTCTCCCGATGAAATTGTGATGGCGGCGGCTTCTCCTTTAATCGCTAAAGCTATTCGTCGTCCCGATGGAACTTTAATCGCCGAAATTACTCGAGGAGAACCTCAAATTGAGGAATTAAAGTTAAAAATTTTAGAGATTTTGGATCGGGAAGGGAAATCATTAGTCGCCTTAAATACGATGTTATATGCCGGGGATGTGAATGAAAAATTAGTCCGGCGAAAAATGGAAATTCGAGAAGCAAGTGCTAATCGAGTAATTTGGAATGGGGTGATGACTAAATCAATTGCGATCGCCTTAAACCCAATGATGATGATTGATTTATTCAGTGGGGCGGTAATCGATGTGGCCTTAATATTGACCTTATCTAAACTTTATGGAATTTCCATGACTCAACAGGGGGCGGTAGAATTATTACAAAAAATTGCCCTAAGTATGGGAGGAATTACTGCTAGTGAATTGGTCGCAAATTTTGGTTTAAGTTCTTTAAAAAGTATATTAGGATTAACGGCCACAGCTACCGGGGGATTATCATTAATTCCCTATCTATCTGTTGCTATTCCCCAAGCTGCGATCGCCGGGGTTTCTGGTTATGCGATTGGACAGGTAACAAAAGCCTATTTAGCCAATGGTGCATCCTGGGGAGAAGAAGGGCCAAAAGCTGTGGTTCAAAATATTTTAGAAACCTTAGATGAAACTTCAATTATGAACCGAATTAAACAGGAATTATGGAAAAAAATTAATCTTCAAAAAAAAATTAAGGAAATTTAATTCTGTTGGGAATTAAAATTATATATTTTAGCATTTTCCCCAGTAGAGACTTTGCCTGTAACGTTTCTACTGGGGGGTTAGGGATTGTCCCTGATCGCTTACAATAATTAAAGGATTACGCAGATTAACACAGATTAAAATCCGTGAAATCCGTGAAATCCTCTTAAATCCGTGATCCCTATTCCCTTCTAATATGTCTTTGGATACTCCAATCTCTGAATCGATCATAACTAAATCCGAATCTCCTGTAATTTCACCTGAGATTGATCCTAATTTACAAGTTCGGTTTAAAACCGAAGCCGGACGATTATTGTTATTTTTACCACCGGAAAACAACCGTGAAGATATCGAGACCAATGCCAACCTTAATAATACCTGGACAGAACTCTGGCAACAGTTAAAACATCGCCTCAACGGGGGTGAACACGCAGAACAAGATTATACGGAAGTTTATCTAATGGCAGAAAATCGGTTATTAGATGGGCGTCAACTCCAAGATATTGCTGAGGCGCTAACGGAAGTTCAACTGCAACTGAAACGGGTTAAAACCAGTCGCCGTCAAACCGCAGTAGCAGCAGCTATGGCGGGCTATAGCGTCGATCAGGATGTGGAACGGGAAACCTTGGCTCAACCAGTGTTAGAGACGACTACAGCCCCCTTAGCAGAACCGTTATATTTGAAAATGACCGTGCGCTCTGGTGTGGATATTCGTCACCCAGGAACCATTGTAATTGTCGGGGATGTGAACCCGGGTAGTTCGGTGATTGCCGATGGCGATATTATTATTTGGGGACGGTTGCGGGGAAATGCCCACGCCGGGGCTAAAGGAAATCCCAATAGTTTAATTATGGCTTTGCAAATGGAACCTAAGTTAATTCGGATTGCGGATCAGGTGGCGCGGGGGCCAGAAATCACCCCAGAACATTTTTACCCGGAAGTCGCCTATATCAATACCACCGGGATTCGGATTAGTCCGGCGAAGGAAGTGGCCAAGGCTAGAGTGTTGACCCTGGATATAAATGGGTAATGGGTGATGGGTGATGCGCCAGGTGTCAATAAAATAGGTTATTCTGAACACCGGATCGATTATTGCTGAATACAAATTTTTAAAATATGAGTCGTGTTATTGTGATTACCTCTGGAAAAGGAGGGGTGGGAAAAACTACTTGTACCGCTAATGTGGGTATGAGTTTGGCAAAACGGGGCCACAGTGTTGTGGTAATTGATGCGGATTTTGGTCTGAGAAATTTAGACTTACTCTTGGGTTTAGAAAATCGGATTGTTTATACAGCAATGGAGGTTTTATCGGGGGAATGTCGCCTGGAACAAGCCTTAGTGAAAGATAAACGAGAATCCCGTTTAGTGTTATTACCTGCGGCTCAAAATCGGATGAAAGAGGCTGTTACCCCCGATCAAATGAAGCAATTAGTAGCGATGTTGGAAGGCAAATATGATTATATTATCATTGATTGTCCGGCGGGAATTGAACAGGGATTTCAAAATGCGATCGCCCCGGCAAAAGAAGCAATTATTGTCACCACTCCCGAAGTTTCAGCCGTTAGAGATGCGGATCGAGTGATTGGTTTATTAGAGGCAAATTCGGTTAAAAAAATTCGGTTATTAATTAATCGGATTAAGCCTTTAATGGTGGAAGCCAACGATATGATGTCGGTACAGGATGTGGAAGAGATTCTAGCAATTCCTTTAATTGGGGTGGTTCCCGATGATGAAAATGTGATTGTTTCCACCAATAAAGGAGAACCTTTAGTATTAGCAGAAAATCCTTCCCAAGCGGCGCAAGCGTTTACGAATGTGGTGCGTCGAATTGAAGGGGAAAAAGTCGCATTCCTTGACCTTAACCCCCGTCCAGAAGGGTTTTTCGCTAAACTGCGTCGTTTGCTTTCATCTAAAGTTCGCTAAAAGTATATCTTGAAATTGTTGATCTGACTGCTTCTGTATTTATCCTCCAAACCCCCATGAAAATTAATGAACTCATAGAAAGACTTTTTCCTCGAAATCATCAAACCAGTCGAGAGGAAGCTAAACAACGCTTGAAGTTGGTCTTAGCCCATGACCGGGCTGATCTATCGGCGGAAATGGTGGAAGCCATGCGAAAAGAAATCATGGAAGTGGTATCTCGTTATGTAGAAATAGATACCGATGATTCAGAATTTAACTTAGAAAGTGATAACCGAGCTACCGCATTAGTGGCTAATTTATTAATTCGTCGGGTTAAACAAAGGGGATTATTCATGGCTGAATCTCCTCCTCCAGAACTTAAAACTGAATCTCCTAAAGACGAGGAGACTGAGGAAACCTCACCCCAACCGTCCCCAACCCCAACCCCCAAACCATCTACTTCACTTAAATCCGAGTTAAAAGCTCCTCCTCCTCCACCGGAGAAAAGCACAGAAAATCCAGATTGACATCCACCCCACCGTAAAACGGGCAACAACCCAGTTTTTGTAATAGGATAGCTTGTATTAGAGTCCTAAAGGACTCACTACGGTTAATTAAGGGGGAGTTCGGGACTGACCATCAGGGTTAATACTTCGTCCCCAATGCCTTTTAATTTATGGAATTCTTGGCTGATAATTTCCCCCCGAGGGAGATAGTTAGCCACTTCCGTAGAGACTAAAATACTATTGGGATGGGCAACCTCCTGTAACCTGGCCGCCATATTCACCGCCGGGCCAATGGCGGTATAATCGGAACGATCTTGAGATCCGAACATCCCGACAACCGCCGTCCCAATATGAATTCCGCACCGGAAACGCACGGGGACAACCCCATTTTCCCCGACAATGCCCTGTTCTCGCCAGTGTTGATTTAACTTATCAAGCGATCGCAACATTTGCCTCGCTGAATTCACCGCCTGTTTTACCTGTTTTTCGGCCGATAACTCCTCCGGGGCGCCATATAAAGCCATCACCGCATCCCCGACAAACTTATCCACCGTCCCCCCATTAGCAAAAATCACCCGGGTCATCTCTGCTAAATACTCATTTAAAACCACTGCAATTCCCTGGGATTGTAACTGATTCGACATTTGGGTAAATCCGACAATATCACTAAATAAAATCGTAATTAACCGAGGTTCGGGACTCATATCCAAAGATAACTCCCCGGTTGCGGCTTTTTTAACCATGGTTTCGGGTAAAAATCGCTTCAATACTGACTCTGTTAAATATCTATTTAACTCAAATATACGCCTCTCATTCTCTTTTAAAGACTGTAAGTTTCTAACTTCTGCCAACAATTCCCGATCATTAAAGGGTTTTGATAAATAGGCATCTGCCCCCCGTTCCACCCCTTCTAAACGGGTATCTTCATCGGCTTTAGCCGTTAATAAAATCATCGGGGTTCCCTTCAATTGCGGGTTATTCCGAATTAACCGAATTAAATCTAACCCTGAGACTAAAGGCATCATTAAATCCGTAATAATCACTTCTGGGTGATATTTTTGGGCAATTTCAAACCCTTCCACCCCGTTACAAGCTACTACCACATTATAACCCGATTGACGCAGAATTTTGGAGACATAACGGCGTAAATCCGGGTTATCATCCACCACTAAAACTAAATTAGTCAGGGAACCATTTTCAGGTAAAATCATATTCTCCTGACGGGTTTCTTCCCCATCAAAATCATCTCCATCGGTTACATCCACATCAATATCGGCAAACTCCACCGATGCCCGACTTGAATTTAATTCAGCCTGAATTTCTAATATTTGTTCCCCTGGTAAATGGGAAGTTCCCTGTTGTAACCAAACCGTAAAAGTTGTGCCTCTCCCATACACGGATTCTACGGAAATTTGGCCTTTGTGCAGTTCGACTAATTCCTTAACTAAAGCCAACCCTAAACCCGAACCTTCATAGGAACGATTAGCCGAGCCTTCCGCTTGTCTAAACCGTTCAAATAAATAGGGAATTTGTTCCGGTTTAATCCCAATTCCAGTATCCGTAACCTGCAAACGACAATGATTTCCCATCGGTTCCACCCTGAGAGTAATTGTCCCTCCGGCGGGAGTAAACTTCATGGCATTAGACAATAAATTATAGATAATTTTATCAAACCGTTCTAAATCCAAATACAACAACGGACAATGGTTTAAATTAGTTTCCAGATAAATTTCTTTCTTTTGACAATAGAGTTGAAAAGACTCAACGGTACTATGACAAAAAGCAATCAAATCACAGGGACGAAAACTTGGCTGCATTCGTCCAGCATCAAATCGTTGTAAATCCAATAATTGATTGACTAACCTCAATAGTCGTCGGGAATTTCTTAAAGCTATTTTTGCCTGTTCCTGGGGTAAATCCTGCTGTTGATTAATCGCCGATTCTAACGGCCCAATCATTAAAGTTAAAGGAGTACGAAACTCATGGGAAATATTCTGGAAAAATTCCGTTTTCACCCGGTCGGCTTCTAACAATCGTTGCGCCTGTTGTCGAGTTTTTTGATATAAACGAGCCTGTTGTACCGCCAGAGCAGCTTGTACGGCCACTACTTGGACTAAATTAATTTCCGACTCCTGCCATTTACGAATCCGATTATTTTGTCGCAGGGAAATACTACCAATAATCTGACCTTCTGACTGCAAAGGAACTAACATTAGGGCTTTAGAAGCAGAACGTAGGGGTAATTCAGCAATCTTACATTCCGGTTGCAGATCTAAGTTATCAATAACAACGGGTTGGCGGGTGCGTAAAAGTTTTTGTAATACTGGATTTTCTCGAATCGGAACGGCCGACTGAGGTAGGGTTTCTAGGGAGAGCTTAGGGGCGGGAGTAGACGCTTCCGATGACCATTCATCACTAACCATCGAAGCCTGTCGAGTTACATCATACAACCCCACACACTGAACATATTCATCATCCCTTGTCCAGAGGGATAAGGCACAGCCATCCACCTGTAGGGCTTCTCCCAATTGTTGGGTAATGGCGCCGAAAATTGTGCGCGGATCGAGACTCGAACGAATGGCCGATGTAATGGTATTAACTAGGGCCTCCCGTTTCGCCAGTTCCCGCACCTGTTCATAGGCCCGAGCTTGGGAAAGGGCGAGAGCCGCTTGGTCAGAAACCGTAATCACTAACTGCACTTCGTGGTCAAGCCAGATATGGGGTTCTTGGCAGTGATGCAGGGCTAAAACGGCCATTAAGTCCAGTTTGTAGAATAGGGGGACGACTAAACTTGACCGAATTTGAGTTTGATCGTAGGCCTGTTGACGTTCTGTTACCGATAAAATCCGTTCATCCCTAACTGCATCCTGAATCACTTCGACGTCTGTGGTTTCCCAGACTAATAATTGTAATAAATTCTTGGAAGGCTTTTGACTATCGGGGGTTTCTGTGGCATCTAGCCGTCCCGACTGATACATAAACCATTCATCCACCATTTGCCCGTCTTGAAACGGCCGCAGCAGGCAATAGCGGGCTTCAAACATTTGGCCAACGGTTTCCACGATCCGTTGCAGCATTTCCCGATAGTTGGGGGCGGAGCGAATGGTATTGGTAACAGCGTAGAGGAGGGATTCTTGTTGGAGGGCGCGTCGTAATTCTTCGGTACGGGATTTGAGAACCCCATGGGTTTCTAAGGCCTGTTTAACGATGGCTTTGAGTTCTTCCGCATCCCAAGGTTTGGTAACGTATTTAAAAACTTTACCGGAGTTAATTGCTTCGACTAAATCCTCGACGTCGGTATAACCGGTGAGGATAATTCTAATAATATCGGGATATTGGGCCGCGGTTAAACTCAGAAATTCCGTCCCGCTCATTTGCGGCATTCTTTGGTCGGAAATAATCACCGCCACGTCAGTCTCGGACGCTAAAATCTTTAGCGCCTCTGGCCCACCATCTGCTCGCAACACCCGGTATTCCCGATGAAAGGTGCGATACAGCAAATCTAGGTTATCGGGTTCGTCATCGACAACCAAGATCGTCGGCTTAGATTTTTTCTGGGAACTCATGCACCGGACTCCTGCTGCAAGGGATGTAGGGGGCAATGATCTGTAGAATTCACCAATTGGATGTTAACTCGGAGCCCCTATCTAATACGGGTTAAACCACAATCAGGGTATTGATGCACAATATTTATTGTACCCCTATACTTCTGGGCGCGGAATTCCCGTATTCTTTCAGAAAGTATAAAACTGTCACGATTACCCAAAAAAGGGGGATCGGAATTAATATTGCACTATTGATAAACTGTGAATCAATTGTTTTCCACTTCGAGATCTAACACATTTTTCTGGGGTTACGGAAATGGCATGGGTTCAAAAAACCTGCCCGAACAGGAAAATTCGCTACAAAAAGGGAGTTCTGTGGATTTTTCTAGTTTACAAATTCGGCCAGCAACCTCTGAGGACTTAACGGGATTAACGGATGTTTTGGCCGAGAGTTTTCATTCCCAGGAGGGACTTTTGGGCTGGATTTATCCGATTTTACGGTTAGGAATTTATGAGGATTCCCGTTATCGTTTATTGGCAAATACAGATCAATATTTGTGTTTAGTAGCTGTGGTTTCAGGGGTCAGGTCGTCTCAACCTTCGATTTTAGGAACCATAGAAATCGGTTTGCGATCGCGTTATCCTTGGCAATTATCTTTAACCTCTCGCTATTTGTATATTTCTAATTTAGCCGTTCATCCCCAATATCGCAAGCTAGGAATTGCCCAAAAATTACTCGCAAGTTGTGAACAAACAGCCCAACATTGGGGATTTTCTAATATTTATCTTCATGTCTTAGAAAATAATCATCAAGCCCGAGGTTTATATTATAAAATGGGTTATAGATTAATTGAGATTGATTCGGGTTGGAATTGCACATTATTAGGGCAGCCTCGACGTTTGTTTTTACAAAAACCGATTGGTAATGGGTAATAGGTAATAGGTAATAGGTAATGGGTAATGGGGAATGGGGAATAGGTAATAGGTAATAGGTTTTGGGTTTTGGGTAATAAGTACCTAAACAAAATTAATTACACATCTTCCACCCTGTTCCCTCCCCCCTAGCCCCCCGTACACGGGGGTTTGGGGGGCTGTTCCGGTGTTCCCTCTCTCAACTAGGTAATTTATTTTGTGTAACTACTTAATAGGGAACCCTTGGTTAAGGCTCAATTTTGCGTTTTAAGCGTTCTCCTAATCTTAAAATTTGACAGGCTAAAATTGCCGCCCCAAACCCATTATCAATATTCACCACTCCTACCCCGGTGGCGCAGGAATTCAACATGGTTAATAAGGGGGCTA includes:
- the minD gene encoding septum site-determining protein MinD, encoding MSRVIVITSGKGGVGKTTCTANVGMSLAKRGHSVVVIDADFGLRNLDLLLGLENRIVYTAMEVLSGECRLEQALVKDKRESRLVLLPAAQNRMKEAVTPDQMKQLVAMLEGKYDYIIIDCPAGIEQGFQNAIAPAKEAIIVTTPEVSAVRDADRVIGLLEANSVKKIRLLINRIKPLMVEANDMMSVQDVEEILAIPLIGVVPDDENVIVSTNKGEPLVLAENPSQAAQAFTNVVRRIEGEKVAFLDLNPRPEGFFAKLRRLLSSKVR
- the minC gene encoding septum formation inhibitor; the protein is MSLDTPISESIITKSESPVISPEIDPNLQVRFKTEAGRLLLFLPPENNREDIETNANLNNTWTELWQQLKHRLNGGEHAEQDYTEVYLMAENRLLDGRQLQDIAEALTEVQLQLKRVKTSRRQTAVAAAMAGYSVDQDVERETLAQPVLETTTAPLAEPLYLKMTVRSGVDIRHPGTIVIVGDVNPGSSVIADGDIIIWGRLRGNAHAGAKGNPNSLIMALQMEPKLIRIADQVARGPEITPEHFYPEVAYINTTGIRISPAKEVAKARVLTLDING
- a CDS encoding adenylate cyclase produces the protein MSSQKKSKPTILVVDDEPDNLDLLYRTFHREYRVLRADGGPEALKILASETDVAVIISDQRMPQMSGTEFLSLTAAQYPDIIRIILTGYTDVEDLVEAINSGKVFKYVTKPWDAEELKAIVKQALETHGVLKSRTEELRRALQQESLLYAVTNTIRSAPNYREMLQRIVETVGQMFEARYCLLRPFQDGQMVDEWFMYQSGRLDATETPDSQKPSKNLLQLLVWETTDVEVIQDAVRDERILSVTERQQAYDQTQIRSSLVVPLFYKLDLMAVLALHHCQEPHIWLDHEVQLVITVSDQAALALSQARAYEQVRELAKREALVNTITSAIRSSLDPRTIFGAITQQLGEALQVDGCALSLWTRDDEYVQCVGLYDVTRQASMVSDEWSSEASTPAPKLSLETLPQSAVPIRENPVLQKLLRTRQPVVIDNLDLQPECKIAELPLRSASKALMLVPLQSEGQIIGSISLRQNNRIRKWQESEINLVQVVAVQAALAVQQARLYQKTRQQAQRLLEADRVKTEFFQNISHEFRTPLTLMIGPLESAINQQQDLPQEQAKIALRNSRRLLRLVNQLLDLQRFDAGRMQPSFRPCDLIAFCHSTVESFQLYCQKKEIYLETNLNHCPLLYLDLERFDKIIYNLLSNAMKFTPAGGTITLRVEPMGNHCRLQVTDTGIGIKPEQIPYLFERFRQAEGSANRSYEGSGLGLALVKELVELHKGQISVESVYGRGTTFTVWLQQGTSHLPGEQILEIQAELNSSRASVEFADIDVDVTDGDDFDGEETRQENMILPENGSLTNLVLVVDDNPDLRRYVSKILRQSGYNVVVACNGVEGFEIAQKYHPEVIITDLMMPLVSGLDLIRLIRNNPQLKGTPMILLTAKADEDTRLEGVERGADAYLSKPFNDRELLAEVRNLQSLKENERRIFELNRYLTESVLKRFLPETMVKKAATGELSLDMSPEPRLITILFSDIVGFTQMSNQLQSQGIAVVLNEYLAEMTRVIFANGGTVDKFVGDAVMALYGAPEELSAEKQVKQAVNSARQMLRSLDKLNQHWREQGIVGENGVVPVRFRCGIHIGTAVVGMFGSQDRSDYTAIGPAVNMAARLQEVAHPNSILVSTEVANYLPRGEIISQEFHKLKGIGDEVLTLMVSPELPLN
- the minE gene encoding septum site-determining protein MinE, with protein sequence MKINELIERLFPRNHQTSREEAKQRLKLVLAHDRADLSAEMVEAMRKEIMEVVSRYVEIDTDDSEFNLESDNRATALVANLLIRRVKQRGLFMAESPPPELKTESPKDEETEETSPQPSPTPTPKPSTSLKSELKAPPPPPEKSTENPD